One genomic region from Rothia dentocariosa ATCC 17931 encodes:
- the pth gene encoding aminoacyl-tRNA hydrolase, producing MSDAWLIVGLGNPGPQYAKTRHNIGQMVLDKIAREMGSTFKKHSKASAVVVEGRLGMGGPKVVLMKSLGYMNTSGGPVSAVAKFYGIDPDHIIVVHDELDIPFDTIKLKIGGGEGGHNGLRDITKALGTKDYYRVRAGIGRPPGRMNTADYVLKPFTAAEVKDLPFLIDNSVDAVAMLITDGLTAAQQRFHSAS from the coding sequence ATGTCTGATGCGTGGCTCATCGTAGGCCTGGGCAACCCCGGACCGCAATACGCGAAAACCCGCCATAACATCGGGCAGATGGTGCTCGATAAAATCGCCCGTGAAATGGGCAGCACCTTTAAGAAGCATTCCAAAGCATCCGCCGTAGTTGTCGAAGGCCGCTTAGGCATGGGCGGTCCCAAGGTCGTACTCATGAAATCCCTCGGATACATGAATACCTCGGGCGGGCCCGTATCTGCGGTCGCAAAATTCTACGGCATCGACCCCGATCACATAATCGTGGTGCACGACGAGCTTGATATTCCCTTCGATACCATCAAACTCAAAATCGGTGGGGGAGAAGGCGGTCATAACGGCCTGCGCGATATTACCAAGGCGCTGGGCACCAAAGACTATTACCGTGTGCGCGCTGGCATTGGTCGTCCACCCGGGCGCATGAACACCGCCGACTACGTGCTCAAACCCTTCACGGCAGCCGAAGTCAAAGATCTGCCGTTCCTGATCGACAACTCCGTTGACGCGGTCGCCATGCTTATCACCGACGGGCTGACGGCGGCGCAGCAGCGCTTTCACAGCGCATCCTAA
- the rfbB gene encoding dTDP-glucose 4,6-dehydratase → MSHLLVTGGAGFIGSNFVHYLLDNTEHTVTVLDKMTYAANKTSLNGLDGTRFNLMVGDIADRELTDELVAQADAVIHYAAESHNDNSLANPEPFIHTNLVGTFTLLEAVRRHGTRYHHISTDEVFGDLALEDPAKFTETTPYNPSSPYSSTKAGSDLLVRAWVRSFGIEATISNCSNNYGPYQHIEKFIPRQITNILSGLTPKLYGEGLNVRDWIHASDHSSAVLRILESGKIGETYLIGADGEENNITVLRTILRLMGKDENDFEHVIDRPGHDMRYAIDGTRLREELGWEPQFTDFEAGLADTIAWYTDNRSWWEPLKAEVEAKYAKAGQ, encoded by the coding sequence ATGTCTCACTTACTCGTTACCGGCGGTGCCGGATTCATTGGCTCTAACTTTGTTCATTATCTATTGGATAATACTGAACACACTGTTACAGTACTCGATAAAATGACCTATGCCGCCAATAAAACCTCGCTTAATGGTCTTGACGGCACCAGATTTAACCTTATGGTTGGCGATATTGCAGACCGTGAACTCACTGACGAGCTCGTAGCGCAGGCAGATGCAGTCATCCATTACGCCGCAGAATCCCATAACGATAACTCCCTGGCGAACCCAGAACCTTTTATTCACACCAACTTAGTCGGCACGTTTACCCTGCTGGAGGCGGTACGCAGACACGGAACCCGCTATCACCACATCTCGACCGATGAAGTCTTCGGTGATTTGGCGCTGGAGGACCCCGCAAAGTTCACCGAAACTACGCCCTATAACCCGTCATCCCCGTATTCTTCCACCAAGGCAGGTTCGGATCTGCTGGTGCGCGCCTGGGTGCGTTCTTTCGGGATTGAGGCGACCATCTCGAACTGCTCGAATAACTACGGGCCGTATCAGCACATCGAAAAATTTATTCCCCGGCAGATTACGAATATCCTCTCGGGGCTGACCCCTAAGCTCTACGGCGAGGGCCTGAACGTGCGCGACTGGATTCACGCATCCGATCATTCTTCGGCGGTGCTGCGCATCCTTGAATCCGGGAAAATTGGCGAGACCTACCTCATCGGTGCAGACGGCGAGGAGAATAACATTACCGTGCTGCGTACTATTCTTCGCCTCATGGGTAAAGACGAGAACGACTTTGAACATGTGATAGACCGTCCCGGGCACGATATGCGGTATGCCATTGACGGCACCCGTCTGCGCGAAGAACTCGGGTGGGAACCGCAGTTCACCGACTTTGAGGCGGGTCTTGCCGATACCATCGCGTGGTATACCGATAACCGTTCCTGGTGGGAACCGCTCAAAGCAGAAGTTGAGGCTAAATACGCGAAGGCGGGGCAGTAA
- the rfbD gene encoding dTDP-4-dehydrorhamnose reductase: MTKELNVRATDIPGLLVIDLPVHGDNRGWFKENWQREKMRAAGLPDFDPVQNNISFNTSVGTTRGIHAEPWDKYVSVASGRIFGAWVDLRAGESFGRVVTVELGPDTAIFVPRGVGNAFQTLEENTAYTYLVNDHWSADALTAYSFLNLADESTAIDWPIDLAQAELSEKDRKHPRLHEITPLTPDPLLIVGASGQLGRELVRQLTAQNIPFEAVDRDRLDLGTPEKWRNTFRWRSYRAVINAAAYTAVDNAETPEGRREAWAANAHGVAALASVCEEANLPLVHVSTDYVFDGNLPVGQEYSVEHPIAPLSVYGASKAAGESAATAWRKHYLLRTSWVVGEGKNFVATMASLAERGVDPAVVADQWGRPTFTQDLAGAALHLLFTGAPYGTYHVSNSGEVITWADLARAVYTGTGHDAARVSNTTTEEYFANAQVFAPRPANSALDLSKLIAAGFTPRDHRDALAEYLHQLGGTRED; encoded by the coding sequence ATGACGAAAGAACTGAACGTAAGGGCAACCGATATACCGGGGCTGCTCGTCATCGATCTGCCCGTGCACGGCGATAATCGCGGCTGGTTTAAGGAAAACTGGCAGCGTGAGAAAATGCGTGCCGCCGGTCTGCCCGATTTTGACCCGGTGCAGAATAATATTTCTTTTAACACCTCGGTGGGTACCACACGCGGTATTCACGCCGAACCCTGGGACAAATACGTTTCGGTGGCGAGCGGCCGAATTTTCGGTGCCTGGGTAGACTTGCGTGCGGGGGAGAGCTTCGGACGGGTCGTGACCGTTGAACTCGGCCCCGACACCGCTATCTTCGTTCCGCGCGGGGTTGGCAACGCCTTCCAAACCCTGGAGGAGAACACCGCCTACACCTACCTGGTGAACGATCACTGGTCGGCAGATGCTCTCACCGCCTACAGCTTCCTGAACCTCGCGGACGAAAGCACCGCCATCGACTGGCCTATCGACCTGGCGCAGGCTGAGCTTTCCGAGAAAGATCGCAAACACCCGCGCTTACATGAGATCACCCCGCTTACCCCCGACCCTCTTCTGATTGTTGGTGCAAGCGGGCAGCTCGGGCGTGAACTCGTTCGCCAGCTGACCGCGCAGAACATCCCTTTTGAGGCGGTGGACCGTGATCGGCTCGACCTTGGAACCCCCGAAAAATGGCGAAACACTTTCCGCTGGCGGTCATACCGCGCGGTCATCAATGCCGCCGCCTACACCGCAGTGGATAACGCCGAAACCCCCGAGGGGCGCCGCGAAGCCTGGGCCGCCAACGCTCACGGAGTCGCCGCCCTAGCGAGCGTCTGCGAAGAAGCGAATCTTCCTCTCGTGCACGTTTCCACCGACTACGTCTTCGACGGAAATCTGCCGGTAGGGCAGGAATACTCGGTGGAGCATCCCATCGCCCCGCTGAGCGTATATGGCGCCTCCAAGGCGGCGGGGGAGAGCGCCGCGACCGCGTGGCGCAAACACTACCTGCTGCGCACCAGCTGGGTAGTTGGCGAGGGCAAAAATTTTGTGGCGACTATGGCATCGCTGGCCGAACGCGGTGTGGATCCTGCCGTCGTGGCGGATCAGTGGGGGCGCCCCACCTTTACCCAAGACTTGGCGGGTGCAGCACTGCATCTGCTGTTTACCGGCGCACCCTACGGCACCTACCATGTGTCAAATAGCGGCGAGGTTATCACCTGGGCAGATCTTGCCCGCGCCGTATACACCGGCACCGGTCACGATGCTGCCCGAGTAAGCAACACCACCACTGAGGAATACTTCGCCAACGCCCAGGTCTTCGCCCCGCGCCCCGCCAACTCTGCCCTGGATCTTTCAAAACTTATTGCTGCCGGATTCACCCCTCGCGATCACCGCGATGCGCTCGCCGAGTATCTGCACCAGCTAGGCGGGACACGTGAAGACTAA
- a CDS encoding aldehyde dehydrogenase family protein, protein MAKDLNVFDKEYGLLINGAWTSPGTLLDSYNPANGETLAKFTDASDADVDAAVAAAQEAFKTWRKTTTTERAAILNKIADVIDENLELFALQETLDNGKPIRETRAADIPLASDHFRYFASVIRGEEGTATQLDSEDLSIVLREPIGVVGQIIPWNFPFLMAAWKIAPALAAGCTIVIHPSSSTSLSLLSLAQKINHLLPKGVLNIITGRGSKSGEYMLHHKGFNKLAFTGSTEIGRRIGIAAAEMLIPSTLELGGKSANIFFDDMPFDKALEGAQKGILFNQGQVCSAGSRIFVQEGIYDKFVNALAEEFKKIKVGLPWEDDTQMGSQVNAGQLETILKYVKIGEQEGCRIITGGKKLEGELGKGEFVEPTLIEADNNNARVAQEEIFGPVATVIKFKTEEEVVKMANDSEYGLGGAVWSKDINRCLRVSNALETGRVWVNCYNRLPAGAPFGGYKTSGIGRETHKMMLAAYTQVKNIYISTREEREGLY, encoded by the coding sequence ATGGCAAAAGATTTGAATGTGTTCGATAAAGAGTACGGTCTTTTGATTAACGGCGCGTGGACGAGCCCCGGCACGCTTTTGGATTCTTACAATCCCGCCAACGGTGAAACACTGGCAAAATTTACCGACGCGTCCGACGCCGATGTCGATGCCGCCGTCGCCGCCGCGCAGGAAGCGTTCAAAACATGGCGCAAGACCACCACAACCGAACGCGCCGCCATACTCAACAAAATCGCCGATGTGATTGACGAAAACTTGGAATTGTTCGCCTTGCAGGAAACGCTGGACAACGGCAAACCCATCCGCGAAACCCGCGCCGCAGACATCCCGCTGGCTTCCGACCATTTCCGTTATTTCGCCAGCGTCATCCGCGGCGAAGAAGGCACCGCAACCCAACTTGACTCCGAAGACCTGTCCATCGTACTGCGCGAACCTATCGGCGTCGTCGGTCAGATTATTCCGTGGAACTTCCCCTTCCTGATGGCGGCTTGGAAAATCGCACCCGCACTTGCCGCAGGCTGCACCATCGTCATTCACCCGTCCTCCAGCACTTCGCTGAGCCTGTTGTCGCTCGCCCAAAAAATTAACCACCTACTGCCTAAAGGCGTGCTGAACATCATCACCGGACGCGGTTCGAAATCCGGCGAATACATGCTGCACCACAAAGGCTTCAACAAACTCGCCTTCACCGGCTCAACCGAAATCGGCCGCCGCATCGGCATCGCTGCCGCCGAAATGCTCATTCCCTCTACCTTGGAGCTGGGCGGCAAATCCGCCAACATCTTCTTTGACGACATGCCGTTCGACAAAGCCCTCGAAGGCGCACAAAAAGGCATTTTGTTCAACCAAGGCCAAGTGTGCTCCGCCGGTTCGCGCATCTTCGTACAAGAAGGCATTTACGACAAATTCGTCAACGCCTTGGCGGAAGAGTTCAAAAAAATCAAAGTCGGACTGCCTTGGGAAGACGATACCCAAATGGGTTCGCAAGTCAACGCCGGCCAGCTTGAAACCATTTTGAAATATGTCAAAATCGGTGAGCAGGAAGGCTGCCGCATTATCACCGGCGGCAAAAAACTCGAAGGCGAATTGGGCAAAGGCGAATTTGTCGAGCCGACCTTGATCGAGGCTGACAACAACAACGCCCGCGTTGCCCAAGAAGAAATCTTCGGACCGGTTGCTACCGTGATTAAATTCAAAACCGAAGAAGAAGTCGTCAAAATGGCCAACGACAGCGAATACGGCTTGGGCGGCGCAGTTTGGAGCAAAGACATCAACCGCTGCCTGCGCGTCTCCAACGCGCTGGAAACCGGTCGTGTCTGGGTGAACTGCTACAACCGTCTGCCCGCAGGCGCACCGTTCGGCGGCTACAAAACTTCAGGCATCGGCCGCGAAACCCACAAGATGATGCTCGCCGCCTACACGCAGGTGAAAAACATCTACATTTCCACCCGCGAAGAGCGCGAAGGGTTATATTAA
- the sufU gene encoding Fe-S cluster assembly sulfur transfer protein SufU, protein MSLESLYQDIILEHSKQRTGEHLVEVPAGHASADNHQYNPTCGDEINLRLVLSDEQKNGEKVVESVSWEGDGCSISMAAASVLSEMAPGMTVGELQNHVDAFREMLRSRGQITLDEEEYGDMAAFSGVSKFMARVKCAMLSWVAVEEAARVASTK, encoded by the coding sequence ATGTCGCTAGAATCGCTCTACCAAGACATTATTCTGGAACACTCAAAGCAGCGCACCGGCGAACATCTGGTGGAGGTACCCGCCGGGCACGCCAGCGCCGACAACCACCAGTACAACCCCACCTGCGGAGACGAAATCAACCTGCGCCTCGTGCTATCTGATGAGCAGAAAAACGGTGAAAAGGTTGTCGAATCGGTCTCGTGGGAAGGCGACGGCTGTTCCATTTCGATGGCGGCGGCATCGGTGCTCTCCGAGATGGCACCGGGTATGACCGTGGGGGAGCTGCAGAACCATGTAGATGCGTTCCGCGAGATGTTGCGCTCGCGCGGTCAGATTACTCTGGATGAGGAAGAATACGGCGATATGGCGGCATTTTCCGGGGTTTCAAAGTTTATGGCCCGCGTCAAATGTGCGATGCTCTCGTGGGTGGCAGTCGAAGAGGCGGCTCGCGTGGCAAGCACGAAATAG
- a CDS encoding Tat (twin-arginine translocation) pathway signal sequence, which produces MKTKIRGLLARQGIQVALLVIALEVITYWSYFMHLTVVNGDANAHYLSDSYYWWNNGGIFNPPDWVAYTWMGRPAGSNIQGGSYVLPQGIANGISPWSPTVSSITSAVLAGLGAVGMYLLVRQLTGRHLVSLIALVGQFFAPAIFANAQFLDFHRAAAYWPWVLLVISPLWAWHKRYGIPLAVLILWQSFVGIYPGQLIAAAVCIGGWGIGWIIVSRSRAWIWRVIVSILIAVPLSVVKYVPALLSGTGQRDWSPQRIHLTFPNLASLIYPYDNPAMSSDIAMRPFFIVIPLLLALTFVPWRSRRNLPLYLLGGLSILLLGLATFAPKLLWNIPGMSLSRFWINDFKNFVPLTMIILGSLGLKRLFEGNVSRRRTLAGCSIVAAAIVIFGLSLSWNLSVPRLVLMLVPVILFALTAVAVTNYTHGLWRFARQSSARTLGILLLCLSVASGLNFAYSVTSTWASARERLEVGHYGAEISQLMHQNQACEQNYTRRPERRVSDQPVKNWDHDNIALGGAFTCTDSLSGYANVQGSSALREQHEAFKGEKGNDFIRFYAAAGAVVPLSGGSFADLSDACLKEGRCAGLEYTPLSYSRFGKISYRVEVEHQTEVALNESYYTGWTGKLCDAENTQKCHAMALSAGPGRYIKTVLPAGTYEVNLTYDAPYKNQLQVMFWVCVLLMLASAALPVKRRAASAEEQKRNPWESLRTHLKSGKSVRI; this is translated from the coding sequence GTGAAGACTAAAATCCGTGGCCTTCTCGCGCGCCAGGGCATACAGGTTGCACTCCTTGTAATCGCGCTTGAGGTCATTACCTACTGGTCATACTTCATGCATCTGACGGTGGTTAACGGCGATGCGAATGCCCACTACCTCTCAGATTCTTACTATTGGTGGAATAACGGCGGGATTTTCAACCCACCCGATTGGGTTGCCTACACATGGATGGGTCGCCCCGCCGGGAGCAATATTCAGGGTGGATCGTATGTGCTGCCGCAGGGCATCGCAAACGGTATTTCGCCGTGGAGCCCTACGGTATCGTCTATCACGTCGGCGGTGCTCGCGGGTCTTGGCGCGGTGGGCATGTACCTGTTGGTCCGTCAGCTGACCGGGCGCCACCTTGTTTCGCTGATCGCCCTCGTGGGGCAATTCTTCGCCCCGGCAATCTTTGCAAACGCCCAATTCCTGGATTTTCACCGTGCCGCCGCCTACTGGCCCTGGGTCCTGCTCGTCATTTCCCCGTTATGGGCGTGGCATAAACGCTACGGGATTCCGCTTGCGGTCTTAATCCTGTGGCAGAGTTTCGTCGGTATATACCCGGGGCAGCTTATCGCCGCCGCCGTATGCATTGGTGGGTGGGGTATCGGGTGGATAATCGTCTCTCGAAGCCGCGCCTGGATATGGCGTGTCATCGTCAGCATCCTCATTGCGGTACCGTTGAGCGTCGTCAAATATGTTCCGGCGCTACTGTCGGGAACCGGGCAGCGCGACTGGAGCCCGCAGCGCATTCACCTGACTTTCCCGAACCTGGCCTCACTCATTTACCCGTACGACAACCCGGCCATGAGCTCGGATATTGCGATGCGCCCCTTCTTTATCGTGATTCCGCTTCTGCTCGCTCTCACCTTCGTGCCGTGGCGTTCACGGCGTAACCTGCCGCTCTATCTGCTGGGCGGGCTGTCAATTCTGCTGTTAGGGCTGGCGACCTTCGCACCTAAGCTTCTGTGGAATATTCCGGGTATGAGCCTGAGCCGTTTCTGGATTAACGATTTCAAAAACTTCGTTCCGCTCACCATGATTATTTTGGGCAGCCTGGGGCTTAAACGGCTTTTTGAGGGCAACGTGTCGCGCCGTCGCACCCTGGCGGGATGCTCGATTGTTGCTGCCGCCATCGTGATTTTCGGCCTATCGCTGTCGTGGAATCTAAGCGTTCCTCGCCTTGTGCTGATGCTCGTGCCGGTGATACTTTTTGCTCTAACAGCGGTTGCTGTAACGAACTATACACACGGTTTATGGCGGTTTGCACGGCAGAGCTCAGCCCGAACCTTGGGCATCCTGCTGCTTTGTTTGTCGGTAGCCTCCGGGCTAAATTTCGCCTACTCGGTGACAAGCACGTGGGCCTCGGCGCGTGAACGGCTTGAGGTCGGGCACTACGGGGCTGAGATTTCGCAGCTTATGCACCAAAACCAGGCGTGCGAGCAGAACTACACGCGTCGCCCTGAACGTCGTGTTTCTGATCAGCCCGTCAAAAACTGGGACCACGATAATATTGCCCTGGGAGGCGCCTTCACCTGCACCGATTCCCTGAGCGGATACGCCAATGTTCAAGGAAGCTCGGCACTGCGCGAACAGCATGAAGCGTTCAAAGGCGAAAAGGGCAATGACTTTATTCGGTTCTATGCCGCTGCCGGTGCCGTGGTGCCGCTTTCGGGCGGATCTTTCGCGGATCTTTCCGATGCATGTCTCAAGGAAGGCCGCTGCGCAGGGTTAGAGTACACCCCACTCTCGTACAGCAGGTTCGGCAAGATATCGTACCGGGTTGAGGTTGAGCATCAAACCGAAGTCGCCCTGAACGAATCGTATTACACCGGCTGGACGGGCAAACTTTGCGACGCTGAAAACACCCAGAAATGCCACGCGATGGCGCTGTCTGCCGGACCGGGGCGATACATCAAGACGGTTCTGCCCGCAGGAACATATGAGGTGAATTTGACCTATGATGCACCCTATAAGAATCAGCTGCAGGTTATGTTCTGGGTTTGTGTGCTTTTGATGCTCGCCTCGGCGGCGCTACCGGTAAAGCGGCGCGCGGCAAGCGCAGAGGAGCAAAAGCGAAATCCTTGGGAATCCTTGCGCACCCACCTCAAATCTGGAAAATCTGTAAGAATATAG
- a CDS encoding aminotransferase class V-fold PLP-dependent enzyme, translated as MAEYSVPANTPLNDDTVRALRADFPILNTVVNGNPLVYLDSGATSQKPLQVLDAERNFYLHANSAVHRGAHTLAVEATELFEQARTTVAAFVGARDENIVWTSNATEALNLVAYSIGNASQGLGGEKAQRFALKPGDEILTTEIEHHANLIPWQILAQRTGATLKHIPATDDGQIDYEAAAKLVTEKTRILAFSHVSNVTGAIADVPRFVALAQKVGALTVLDACQSVPHMPVDFPALGVDFAAFSGHKMLAPTGIGALYGRTELLDALPPFLTGGSMITRVELQDADYMPAPIKFEAGTQRVSQAVAFAEAVRYLQHLGMDNVHAWEQELGARLVAGVQNIEGVRLLGPTDPNKRAGLVSLGIDGVHPHDAGQLLDTKGIAVRVGHHCAQPLHRGAGLTASTRASAYLYNTTEDIDAFLAALAEVRPYFGL; from the coding sequence GTGGCAGAATACTCAGTCCCCGCCAACACGCCGCTCAACGATGACACCGTGCGAGCGTTGCGCGCAGACTTCCCTATTCTCAACACCGTCGTCAATGGCAACCCGCTCGTTTACCTCGATTCCGGCGCCACCAGCCAAAAACCACTCCAAGTTCTTGATGCTGAACGCAACTTCTACCTGCACGCCAACTCTGCGGTACACCGCGGCGCGCACACCCTTGCCGTCGAAGCCACCGAACTCTTCGAGCAAGCCCGCACCACCGTTGCCGCCTTCGTAGGAGCCCGCGACGAAAACATCGTCTGGACTTCCAACGCTACAGAAGCGCTCAACCTTGTCGCCTACTCAATAGGCAACGCCTCCCAAGGACTCGGCGGTGAAAAAGCCCAACGTTTTGCCCTGAAACCCGGCGACGAAATTCTCACCACTGAAATCGAACACCACGCCAACCTCATACCCTGGCAGATCCTAGCCCAACGCACCGGCGCAACCCTCAAACACATCCCCGCCACCGACGACGGACAGATCGACTACGAAGCCGCAGCCAAACTCGTCACCGAGAAAACCCGCATCCTCGCTTTCAGCCACGTCTCCAATGTCACCGGCGCCATTGCGGATGTGCCGCGCTTCGTCGCACTCGCCCAAAAAGTCGGTGCCCTCACTGTCCTGGACGCCTGCCAATCCGTACCCCACATGCCAGTAGACTTCCCCGCACTCGGTGTCGATTTCGCCGCATTCTCCGGGCACAAAATGCTTGCCCCCACCGGCATCGGCGCACTCTACGGCCGCACCGAACTCCTCGACGCCCTGCCCCCATTCCTCACCGGCGGCTCCATGATCACCCGCGTCGAACTCCAAGACGCCGACTATATGCCCGCCCCCATCAAATTTGAGGCGGGAACCCAGCGCGTCTCCCAAGCAGTTGCCTTTGCTGAGGCAGTACGCTACCTGCAGCACCTCGGCATGGACAACGTACACGCCTGGGAACAAGAACTCGGCGCGAGGCTCGTGGCCGGAGTGCAGAACATCGAGGGCGTGCGCCTGCTAGGACCCACCGACCCGAACAAACGCGCCGGGCTCGTCTCCCTCGGCATCGACGGGGTACACCCGCATGACGCTGGGCAGCTGCTCGATACGAAAGGTATCGCCGTGCGCGTAGGTCACCACTGCGCCCAGCCGCTGCACCGCGGCGCCGGACTGACGGCCTCGACCCGCGCCTCCGCATACCTCTACAACACCACCGAAGACATAGATGCGTTCCTTGCCGCGCTCGCCGAGGTGCGCCCCTACTTCGGGCTGTAA
- a CDS encoding 50S ribosomal protein L25, which translates to MSEIKITAEPRTDFGKGYARRIRAVGDIPAVIYGNGKEPKHVILPGHATTMAVRNKDVVLVIEVDGEQFKTRVQDIQRHPIRPELQHIDLLFVD; encoded by the coding sequence ATGTCTGAAATTAAAATTACTGCCGAGCCCCGCACCGATTTCGGTAAGGGCTATGCACGCCGCATCCGCGCTGTTGGTGATATCCCCGCCGTTATCTACGGCAATGGTAAAGAGCCTAAGCACGTGATCCTCCCCGGCCACGCGACCACTATGGCTGTTCGTAACAAGGACGTTGTTCTGGTGATCGAGGTTGATGGTGAGCAGTTCAAGACTCGCGTGCAGGATATTCAGCGTCACCCGATCCGCCCCGAACTGCAGCACATCGACCTGTTGTTCGTCGACTAA